CAGTCAAAAAACTTTATGCCCATGCAATTCAGTCAACCAACCCGATTTGTGCTGTCGCAGATAGGAAATTGCTAACGTTTGCTTTGAAAAACAACTGGAGCATTGGCCTGATTGATTCGGGACTGGCCTTTCTGGAGCCTGGTTCCGAATTGCGGAGACGACTATATATTTTATTCGCCATTATGGAATCTACTCCTGAATATGCTGATCATTTTCTGACCCGAAAACGCAACCCCGTTTATTTGATAATCGTTTTACTGAGCGGCATTCGCGCTGTCATTAAAACAACATTTGGAAGTTTGCTTATAAAAATCATAGCCTGATATTTGGAAATACATGATCACATAGTTGTCGGATCGGGCTGTACGGGAGCAATGGCAGCTCAAACGCTTGTTGAAGCAGGTGTTAAAGTTACGATGATAGATGTTGGCGCGGAAGACAACAAATACTCTTCCATTATACCCGAAAAAGATTTTATTTCCATACGAAGATCCGAGCCTGACCAATATCGCTATCTTATAGGAGATGACGCGGAAGGTATTTCGTGGGGGAAAATGAAAACAGGGGAACACCTTACTCCTCCGCGCAAACATCTATTGAAATTAGTTGACAAATATTTGCCAGTCAACTCTCAGACATTTTTCCCAATGGAAAGTTTATCTTATGGCGGACTTGGCAGCGGATGGGGACTGGGATGCTGCGAATTTTCAAAACCAGAACTGGAAACCATTGGTCTTAATTATGATAAGATGTTGAACGCTTACAACCTGGTAAGTGAACGGATCGGGATAAGCGGAACAAAAGATGATGCGTCTCCATACACATTAGGCGAACTGACCAATTATCAACAAGCGCCGGATATGGACTGCAATCACCGGCTTATTTACAAAAAGTACTCAGCTGATAAAAACCGGTTTAACAAAAATGGATTTTATTTAGGTCGTCCGGCATTGGCATTATTGACACATGACCAGGGTGAACGAAAAAAATACGCATACCGTGATATGGATTTTTATTCGGATAAAGAACAAAGTGCATATCGCCCGTGGATAACGGTAAACCAGCTGAAAAAGAAAAGCAATTTCAGCTACATAGGCGGTCACTTGGCAACAAGTTTTTCCGAAAAGCAGGATTATATTGAAGTGCATTGTACAAACACCAACTCCGACACTCCTGTAACTTTTAAATGCAAAAAACTAATTCTTGCAACAGGAGTTTTAGGCAGCGCGCGCATCGTTTTGCGTTCATTTAATGCAGAAAACAAACGACTTCCGTTACTGTGCAACCCGTACACCTATATTCCATGCATTCAACCGGCTATGCTAGGCAAAGAAGCTGAACAAAATAAAATGGGATTTGCCCAGCTTTCATTATTCCATGACGAACAGCAAAATAATTTTGATGTAGCAATGGCATCTATCTATAGCTATCAGTCATTAATGCTTTTCAGAATTATTAAAGAAGCTCCTCTTAATTTTGTTGACGCGAGGATAATTATGCGATACCTTATGTCAGGCATCGTTATCATAGGCATCCATCATCCTGAACAAAGAAATAAATTAAAATTTCTTGAGCTGATAAAAGACAATGGCACGATCACCGGGGATAAATTACAGGCGACTTATATACTCGGAGAGGATGAAAAGGAAAAGATCAACATAC
The DNA window shown above is from Bacteroidota bacterium and carries:
- a CDS encoding FAD-dependent monooxygenase; the protein is MEIHDHIVVGSGCTGAMAAQTLVEAGVKVTMIDVGAEDNKYSSIIPEKDFISIRRSEPDQYRYLIGDDAEGISWGKMKTGEHLTPPRKHLLKLVDKYLPVNSQTFFPMESLSYGGLGSGWGLGCCEFSKPELETIGLNYDKMLNAYNLVSERIGISGTKDDASPYTLGELTNYQQAPDMDCNHRLIYKKYSADKNRFNKNGFYLGRPALALLTHDQGERKKYAYRDMDFYSDKEQSAYRPWITVNQLKKKSNFSYIGGHLATSFSEKQDYIEVHCTNTNSDTPVTFKCKKLILATGVLGSARIVLRSFNAENKRLPLLCNPYTYIPCIQPAMLGKEAEQNKMGFAQLSLFHDEQQNNFDVAMASIYSYQSLMLFRIIKEAPLNFVDARIIMRYLMSGIVIIGIHHPEQRNKLKFLELIKDNGTITGDKLQATYILGEDEKEKINIREKKYTKAMRRLGAYAIKRINPGNGSSIHYAGTLPFSKSDDPYTLSPQGKLGGTKNVYVADGSGFNYLPAKGLTFTLMANAHLTALNVIKK